CCCTAGTATGAGGAAGAGGCGAAATGCTGAGGCCTCCATTATCAACGGCAGCTGCGGCTACTTGTTCATTTTCTAGCATTGAAAATTTGGGAGAGAGAGAGTGAAGAGTAATTAGGAAACTGGAATAGCTGTTTGTTCATACGCTTTCTCTGGCGGTTGGTTCATAAGTGGAACGCGCGGTTGATTTTGATTCCCCTCCCTTTTATTCTTAACAAGTTTTAGACCGGAATATTACCGGAGTCGCCTGATCAATTCAATAGTAGCGGGGACAGAGAGTGATTATTGAATTGTATTGTTTTGTTTTGGAAAGGAGGGGAAATTTGCNNNNNNNNNNNNNNNNNNNNNNNNNNNNNNNNNNNNNNNNNNNNNNNNNNNNNNNNNNNNNNNNNNNNNNNNNNNNNNNNNNNNNNNNNNNNNNNNNNNNNNNNNNNNNNNNNNNNNNNNNNNNNNNNNNNNNNNNNNNNNNNNNNNNNNNNNNNNNNNNNNNNNNNNNNNNNNNNNNNNNNNNNNNNNNNNNNNNNNNNNNNNNNNNNNNNNNNNNNNNNNNNNNNNNNNNNNNNNNNNNNNNNNNNNNNNNNNNNNNNNNNNNNNNNNNNNNNNNNNNNNNNNNNNNNNNNTAGTGGTTGGGCTTAGAGTAACACCATTAGCTCAACATAGAAAGCCTAGCCCAAGAACCTTCAAGGAAGCCACAACTCCATGTTCCAACAAGATAGCATGGCCCGACTTATCAACGCCACACACCATGTCGTACTAGACATCGTCGTTCAAACCCAATCGGCTGCAACCCGCGACACACCAATCTACGTCATAGCGACCAACTCCCGCTACAACATGCACCACCGCGTCTTACGCCACAGCCCATGTCAAGAATCCAACGCTGGAGCACAACCACATTGCCTGTCAGAGATGAGCCAGAAGCATCAAAACCACCTTGATCAAGAGCAACATCGAGCACGACCACCATGGAGGACTCTTGAGCGCGTTTGGATTAGAATAGTTACCTGGAAGCAAGCCTCAAAAGCGGCGTTGCCGGAGCCAGGACTGATAGAGGTGTCACCTGACAAGTTTGGATGCAAAATCAGAACAAAAACTGGTTTTAGGGTTTTAGATACTCTCTGCCGCTTTTTTACGTTAATTTTTTAATAACATATATTTTGTCTATACATAAAAGTTTTAACTAAACTAGTAAAATGGAGCATGAATCGTAAAATATTTTCTACCCTTAGAATTTCATACAAAGTGATTGAGCACAACTTCTTTGTTCAACAATACATGACCATCCATGCGAACACTATTATTAGCGTCTGCACCTATTTAGACTAGTATTACGATCATGCCAAGAAACACAATGCTGCCACTACCATACACACCGACCAGTGTAGGTAGGGAATTTCATGTCTCCAGTTTCTGCAACACGCTCACCCGAGCATATGAGTGCACACACGCGTTCACTATAGCCTGCACGTGCGTGCGAACACGTAGGTAGTGAAAATTCAAACTGTGTGGTTAGAAATACATGGTCAGATCTTAAATTCCACAGAAGCACCATATTCTAGTTCTACAATTAACACGTGTGTAGTTACATGATTTAGAAGAATGAACTGCGCTAAGTGAGACTTGGATTCTTGCCATCTGTTCATAGCCAATTTTTTCAAGCGCATCATAAGCCATCATCTCCCATGAATCCATGACCATTATTTAATAAAAAGATACATTGGTCAACAAATATGTATGATCTCTGTAGAATGGTCAAATTTAATGATGATAGTGTTTTCGATAACTCCAATAGTTTAACAGGAGTTTGGGGGTTTTTCGGGATGTTAATATAAATGAACTTTTCTTAGAGGTTTCAACATTTTTTACGTCATGCAGTCTTTATACGATATGCAAAACTTCAGGCACTGATTAAGGGGTTAGAATATGCCTTATCAGATCACTTGGTGCAGTTGATTTCATTCCCTCGATCATTATGATTTGGGTTTCTTGATATCAGATCTGAAACAGCTACTACAACAAGCTGATTTCGTCATTCTTTATCATGTCATGAGGGAATGTAACATGGTAGGCACATACTCTAGCTAGAGAAGCCAAGTTAGCTTTTTATTATGATAAATTTTTACAGTTATTCCTCCGTCTATGGAGGTGTTACTCTCTCAGGATTGTAATGATGTTTAATTAATGAAGTTATNNNNNNNNNNNNNNNNNNNNNNNNNNNNNNNNNNNNNNNNNNNNNNNNNNNNNNNNNNNNNNNNNNNNNNNNNNNNNNNNNNNNNNNNNNNNNNNNNNNNNNNNNNNNNNNNNNNNNNNNNNNNNNNNNNNNNNNNNNNNNNNNNNNNNNNNNNNNNNNNNNNNNNNNNNNNNNNNNNNNNNNNNNNNNNNNNNNNNNNNNNNNNNNNNNNNNNNNNNNNNNNNNNNNNNNNNNNNNNNNNNNNNNNNNNNNNNNNNNNNNNNNNNNNNNNNNNNNNNNNNNNNNNNNNAATTATAAACATATGTAATGCCTATGTAATTTCCACATCACTTGGTGTTATGTTGACATCATTGCAATAATAAATCTGAACCATCGAAGTTTTAAAATCTAATGGTTCACAAATAGTGTTAAAATTTGTGTTAAATATGATGTCCTTTGAACCAGACCCATATATTTATATCTGTCATGATAGTTTAAAAAAGAATGTAGTTTTTGTGTTATAATTCATTTGCGAAACATATAGTTTTTGTGTGCCAAGGCTACTCGTATTAATAATAGCCAACTCACGGTTACAACCACATGAACCGATATGGTTCAACTGGAACCAAAATTATTTTATAAGCCTATCTACGAAACATATATTAGGTTTACAGAAGTACATGAAAACCTATGTAATTACTTTGATAAGCAAAACAAAATTAAACTAAAAAAACGTGTATGATGATAAATTGTCATATACAAGTTATTTGTTTACGACAAAAGCTCGGCACTTGTCTAAGATGGGCTCCTTCCTTTGATCACTTGCAACCTGTGGTAAGGGAGTAATCGGGACTTTCTGGTCTTATTCTTTTCGATGGTAAAGTCAATATTATGATAGATGAAAATGTAATTACTAAGGTTTTTACTATTACCTGTTACGTTGACTGTTGTTTCTATTTATGACCCCGCATGGACTTCACTTCTCCCCAATCGATGTGGAACAAATGTCCTCCTTTGATAGACATTCGCTTCGTGCCCTAGCTCTGCCTCGGTCTATGTTGCTATTGGGCCTGGCCATATTCGTTGTCATCCTGCTAGGCCCTTGAAGGGTCTATGGGCTAGGTAACCATCTTACTGCTATCTATCGTCTACACTGACTGATCAAATCGAAGGGCATTTGCATCGGATAAAGGGAAAATGTATTCGATAAAAATTAAAATCTTATTGGTTTTTGTAAATTGTATCAACTAGATGTTTTAGATCAAATCGAAGTGCATTTGCATCAGATGAAGGGAAAATATATTCGATAAAAATTAAAATCTTATCGGTTTTTGTAAATTGTATCGATCTAGATGTTTTATTTTTTAAGACGTATTTGAAGGTAATAGTTCAAAACTATCTCAAAGAATCATTTCGCATAAATTCCCGCGTTACAAGATCGATAAATTCTTATCCAATCGAATATGAAATTATGAAACCTAGACGGAATCCTCGATCAAACGATTCATGTGAATGTCCACCCAATAATACAGGAGGTTTATGAGAAAAAGTTTGGACTACAAATCAAAACAAAAATTTGTGGTCCAATTTTGCGTAAGAATCAATACAATAAATACATAATCAATACAAAAATACATTAAATAATTGCAACTTGCCAAATGGCTTTTTCTTTTTCGGTACAACTTGCCAAATGGCTTAGTGCTCCGACTGCGATTTGTAAATTATAATAATACCCCCGGTGGTGACCAATCCAATATCACCCACTTTCTTACACTTGATTCCATGTGGTGGCGTGTCGCTATCCGATAGCACCACATGGCCATGCTTTGATTGAATCCAATTTTTAAAGCGAGTGAAAGACTAACATATACTAACAAAGGGATAAGAATATAACAGACAGCCGTAGCTGGTGATTCGTTATTTTGGCCTATAGTCCAATGTGGTACTCTTTTGGGAGGGGGATTACTTGATGTGATAATCTTTTTAAATGTGAGAGAGGAACAAGATATTTTCTGCTGAGCTGGATTGATTTGTATTTGATATATCACCTGGATTAACTAGATATAAAATTATTAATAACGCCTCAGCCGCTATAGCGTTTTGATGTATGGATTTGATTATTAAGTCGGTACATGAAACAAGAGGAAAAAAAAATGATGTATGAAGGGGAAACGGAACACCGTTGTAAAAATATTAAGATATAAAATTAATAACGCTGACGAGAAAAATGATTAGCTTTATGATCTACAACTTTGATTATTAAGTGGGTACATGAAACAAGAGGAAAAAGCGTAGTGTATGTGATTCAAGAGGAAACACAAGTGTTGCAAACCAACTTGAATATCACAAGAAAAGTTGGCAGAATTAGATTGATATATATATACATGTTTGATGTGTACACAAATAGAAAACATGTGTCTCACTAACTAACTAACGTACAATTAATTAGATCACATTTAAGCTAAGTGAGTAAATACTGAATATAGATACATGGCCTAGTTAATGTATAATATACAGGCATGCATTATCTTTCGACCTGCATACAAATACATAAAGGCTAATATATGTATATATTTGTAACTTATCTTTTCCAAATAAGTAAGAACTCACTTGACAATTAGACTTCAAATGAGGTCGACACCTTTTTTTTTTTTTTTTGTAACTGAAGAGGTCGACACCTTAACTTCCCTCTTATTGCTTAAAGAAATATTAATAAAGATAAACACAACTTTTCATCATTGTTCGCATTCATGATTTGAGTGCTCGCTACTTTTGACAAAGAGATGAAAATTTAATACCTTATCCTCTTCAAAGACATGGCAAATCATAGAACAACTTTAAATTAGAACCTAATTTAAAGAAGTAAACGGCTAATAAAAACCAAGAAAAAAATGCTATGAGCAATATATAGCTCCCTCACTAGTTGTCCATCTTAAGCATAATGTCCCTACCAAGTATCGAACAATGTTTTATGGCCAAGCGAAGAAAGAAAAGAAATGATATACAAGGTTGGGTGGATAGGTTTACAGAGTCACATATGCCTCTCATTCGCATACGACAATGAATCCCATTTTTATAATGATGCGCCTGTTCAAGCAGTTTTGATATTGATAGCAAATCGAGTGATAATGCATGCCTGTATATTATTCACTAGACTCTGTGTTTGCAAACCCTAAAACTGCGCTTAAGACCACATTGTTGATATAATTTTCTTCTTCTATTTTTTCAAAAACCCATAAAATTTTAAATTTTTTTTTTTATAACTTTTTTACTGATTCAACGACACATTGTTACAACAGATAGGATTCCATGAATATGTCATATTCACGACAACTCATTATCTGATTTAAAAGAAAAAAAATACAAACCAGTGATAAGATTTGTCAAAGAAAAACCAATGATAAGATGATGTACCTGATGCGATCATGTCAACCCCCAATTATAAGTAGGACCCCTACCCCATCCTCCAATGAGATTTAATAAACCGTGTGAATTTTTTTAAGACCCAAAACCCATGCCTCCACCATTCCATCAAGAACTTCCTTCCGGATCATTTTCTCTCAACCAACTAATGCTCGTAATTTTTCATTTTTATATCCAAATGAAGAAAGACTTAGTGGCACACTTAAACAAATCCAAACACTAATCTACTCTTAAATCTAGAACTTTCTCAGTTTTCTTCCCCAATTCATCAATACAAAACTCGTATTTAACTTTGAGCCTCATGTGTCTGCCCTTGGTTTTCCACAGCTTCTCAGTGTGCGGCGCGCTTTGTCACAAACTACCTACCACTATATATAACGGCACAAACGACTTTCCCAAAGGAGAACCAGCAATCCAAACCTCCCCCTTCCCCCTTGCCCTTTCCATCTTATCACTGATTCTCACTCTGTTTCACCTCAATCTGGGTTCTGTCAATTGTGACTGTTTCTAACCAATCTCTGTCAAATCGACTCTCATTCATCAACATCTTAATCATATTATGAATTACTTGTATCCAGTGAAGGAAGAGTACCCGGGAGACTCGAGTACATCGCAGTACTGGAGCGGGGATCCTCTGGTGGTGGCTCCACCGCAGCCCATGGAGGGCCTGAACGACACAGGCCCTCCTCCGTTTCTGAACAAGACTTATGACATGGTGGATGACCCGAGTACTAATCGGATAGTCTCGTGGAGCAGAGCAGGTGGCAGCTTTGTGGTTTGGGACCCTCATTCGTTGGTGATGAACCTCCTCCCTAGATACTTCAAGCACAACAATTTCTCCAGCTTCGTCAGGCAGCTCAACACTTACGTAAGTGTCTTCCATCGGTTAGTGAAGCCTTTGATCCTTTCTTGTTCATTATAAGTCCAGATCTTCATTTTTTTTCAATTATCTTGTTCTTTCTATTAGAAGAACAGAACAGTTGCTTTAGTTGACCTGTTGATGTCGAAATCATATGCTTAATTGTGTGGATGTTGGGTTTTCCGTTATTATTACTTGTATAGTTTCTAACTGGAGGCAAATCCCATGGAGAAGTTTAAGTGGATTTCTGAATCTGATTGGACAATTGGATTTGTGAAGTCATTAGTTGTTGATTGAACTTCTGCAGGGATTTAGAAAGGTTGATCCGGATAGGTGGGAGTTTGCGAATGAAGGATTTTTGAGGGGTCAGAAGCATCTCCTAAAGAACATTAGGCGAAGGAAGACACCTTCTCATCAGCCTATTCCACCGCACCAAGCTGTAGGCCCTTGTGTCGAAGTAGGCCGGTTTGGCCTAGATGGAGAGATTGATCGTTTGCGGCGCGACAAGCAGGTTCTGATGATGGAGTTAGTGAAGCTTAGACAGCAGCAGCAGAGTACTAGAGCGTGCCTTCAAGCCATGGAACAAAGGCTACAAGGGACAGAAAGGAAACAACAACAAATGATGGCTTTCTTGGCCAGGGCAATGCAGAACCCGGCTTTCCTGCAGCAGCTAGTCCAACACAAGGAGAAACGGAAGGAGCTTGAAGGAGCGGTGACTAAGAAAAGGAGGAGGCCGATTGATCAAGGCCCTAGTGGCTTTGGTGGTGGTGAAACTAACCTAAGGGGCAACGGAATTAGCCCTGTTAAAGCTGAGTCTCTTGAATTTGGAGACGGCTATTATGAAATGTCGGAGCTAGAAGCGCTTGCAATGGAAATGCAAGGATTTGGTAAGGCAAGAAAGGAACTGGAGGAAGAGTCAGAGCCCCTGGAAATTGGGGATAAAGAGCTTGATGAAGGATTCTGGGATGAACTATTTAGCGAGAGGTTTGAGGGGGGCTTGAGCACACCAAGTGCTGAAATTGGTGATGACGAAGATGTCATTATCTTGGCTGATCGCTTAGGTTACTTAGGTTCAACCCCAAGTTAGAACAGCTTAACTTCTTCTGCATTTCCTCTCCTCTTCAGTTCACTGCCTCAACGACCATTTCTTTCGGGTAGGAGGCTAAGGCCTTCAAGAGTTGTTTCATAGTTTTTCATTCCATCTTTCCCCCTCTTTCTCTCCCTTTCTCTTCTCCTTCTCCTTCTCCTTCTCCTTCTCCTTCTCTCTCTCACTTTGCATTGCTAGAGTCTCTTCAAGTCTGTGCCATTTGGCCATAACTGTCATCTGCAATTGTTTCTTGGTAATCTTGACAGGATAGGGGGATTAGCAGCTGTTTATCTCGGGAAACAAACTTCGTTTCTGGTGTTTCTAACCCTGGATTTAATTGCTTAATGTCTCCTTTTCGCATCTAATAATGCCCTCTGTTGTCTCTTTTATCTTGGTTAGGTTGCAGGCTTTGCTTGGACAGAATCAGTGCTAGTTTTTATAGTCATCTACTCAAGGTTCTTGTTTATTTTTCATATCTCTCAAGCCACTGTTCCATGTATCATGCATACATCCAATGCATTATTAGTCTCTTCCTGTTGTAATCTTTTCACTGCCCTCTTGAATGAATGTAGATTGTTGATTATTCAGAAGCTGTTGAACTTGAAAAGGAGTAGCTGCAAGCTCCAAGAACCATAAACATTACATTGTTTATGGATGGATCCAAGAGATCATTGGTAGCTAAATTTTAAGTTTCTGTTACTGCATTGCCAACTATATAGTAAAGAGGTGTTACATTTGTACCATGTAGATCACTCGTGCGAAACTTGGTTCTCTCTGTCACTACATCAGCTGTGGACT
The window above is part of the Fragaria vesca subsp. vesca linkage group LG2, FraVesHawaii_1.0, whole genome shotgun sequence genome. Proteins encoded here:
- the LOC101307359 gene encoding heat stress transcription factor A-6b-like, which encodes MNYLYPVKEEYPGDSSTSQYWSGDPLVVAPPQPMEGLNDTGPPPFLNKTYDMVDDPSTNRIVSWSRAGGSFVVWDPHSLVMNLLPRYFKHNNFSSFVRQLNTYGFRKVDPDRWEFANEGFLRGQKHLLKNIRRRKTPSHQPIPPHQAVGPCVEVGRFGLDGEIDRLRRDKQVLMMELVKLRQQQQSTRACLQAMEQRLQGTERKQQQMMAFLARAMQNPAFLQQLVQHKEKRKELEGAVTKKRRRPIDQGPSGFGGGETNLRGNGISPVKAESLEFGDGYYEMSELEALAMEMQGFGKARKELEEESEPLEIGDKELDEGFWDELFSERFEGGLSTPSAEIGDDEDVIILADRLGYLGSTPS